Proteins from one Arthrobacter sp. Soc17.1.1.1 genomic window:
- a CDS encoding OsmC family protein: MATVRTAHTVWSGDLPSGSGQVSLDSSGLGTYDVTWKARAEQSGGKTSPEELIAAAHSACFSMAFSHALGEEGKTPERVETKAEVDFQPGTGITAIRLTLDATVPDLSEEDFQRVAQAAKEGCPVSQALAAVKDISLTATLNS, from the coding sequence ATGGCTACCGTTCGTACAGCCCACACCGTCTGGAGTGGGGACCTTCCCTCCGGCTCGGGCCAGGTGTCGCTCGATTCGTCCGGTCTCGGCACCTACGACGTCACCTGGAAGGCGCGCGCCGAGCAGTCGGGCGGCAAGACGAGCCCCGAGGAGCTGATCGCGGCCGCCCATTCGGCATGCTTCTCCATGGCCTTCAGCCACGCCCTCGGCGAGGAGGGCAAGACGCCCGAGCGCGTGGAGACTAAGGCCGAGGTCGACTTCCAGCCGGGCACGGGCATCACCGCCATCCGGCTCACGCTCGACGCGACGGTCCCGGACCTGTCCGAGGAGGACTTCCAGCGCGTCGCGCAGGCCGCCAAGGAGGGCTGCCCCGTCTCGCAGGCCCTCGCGGCCGTCAAGGACATCTCACTGACGGCGACGCTCAATAGCTGA